The following coding sequences lie in one Arabidopsis thaliana chromosome 3, partial sequence genomic window:
- the ASD1 gene encoding alpha-L-arabinofuranosidase 1 (alpha-L-arabinofuranosidase 1 (ASD1); FUNCTIONS IN: hydrolase activity, acting on glycosyl bonds, xylan 1,4-beta-xylosidase activity, alpha-N-arabinofuranosidase activity; INVOLVED IN: xylan catabolic process; LOCATED IN: apoplast, vacuole, plant-type cell wall; EXPRESSED IN: 23 plant structures; EXPRESSED DURING: 13 growth stages; CONTAINS InterPro DOMAIN/s: Alpha-L-arabinofuranosidase, C-terminal (InterPro:IPR010720), Glycoside hydrolase, catalytic core (InterPro:IPR017853), Galactose-binding domain-like (InterPro:IPR008979); BEST Arabidopsis thaliana protein match is: alpha-L-arabinofuranosidase 2 (TAIR:AT5G26120.1); Has 1627 Blast hits to 1611 proteins in 407 species: Archae - 8; Bacteria - 1238; Metazoa - 0; Fungi - 173; Plants - 169; Viruses - 0; Other Eukaryotes - 39 (source: NCBI BLink).): MDMESWKLLRSVCVLSFLLGSCFVYQSLRVVDAQEDPKPAVTLQVDASNGGGRPIPETLFGIFFEEINHAGAGGLWAELVSNRGFEAGGQNTPSNIWPWSIVGDHSSIYVATDRSSCFERNKIALRMDVLCDSKGCPSGGVGVYNPGYWGMNIEEGKKYKVALYVRSTGDIDLSVSLTSSNGSRTLASEKIIASASDVSKWIKKEVLLEAKATDPSARLQLTTTKKGSIWIDQVSAMPVDTHKGHGFRNDLFQMMADIKPRFIRFPGGCFVEGEWLSNAFRWKETVGPWEERPGHFGDVWKYWTDDGLGHFEFFQMAEDIGAAPIWVFNNGISHNDEVETASIMPFVQEALDGIEFARGDANSTWGSVRAKMGRQEPFELKYVAIGNEDCGKTYYRGNYIVFYDAIKKAYPDIKIISNCDGSSHPLDHPADYYDYHIYTSASNLFSMYHQFDRTSRKGPKAFVSEYAVTGKDAGTGSLLASLAEAAFLIGLEKNSDIVEMASYAPLFVNTNDRRWNPDAIVFNSSHLYGTPSYWVQRFFAESSGATLLTSTLKGNSTSLVASAISWKNNGKDYIRIKAVNFGANSENMQVLVTGLDPNVMRVSGSKKTVLTSTNVMDENSFSQPEKVVPHESLLELAEEDMTVVLPPHSFSSFDLLKESAKIRMPISDSSSHQKTTTV; this comes from the exons ATGGATATGGAGTCTTGGAAGTTGCTCAGAAGTGTTTGTGTGCTTTCTTTTCTCCTTGGCTCTTGTTTTGTGTATCAAAGCCTTCGTGTTGTTGATGCtcaagaagatccaaaaccagcCGTGACTTTGCAAGTAGATGCTTCTAATGGAGGTGGACGACCCATTCCTGAAACGCTATTTGGGATTTTCTTCGAG GAGATCAACCATGCTGGTGCCGGTGGATTATGGGCCGAACTTGTTAGCAACAgag GGTTTGAAGCTGGTGGGCAAAACACACCCTCTAATATTTGGCCATGGTCCATTGTTGGTGATCATTCATCCATATATGTAGCTACAGACCGTTCATCATGTTTTGAACGGAATAAAATCGCACTGAGAATGGATGTGCTTTGTGATAGCAAAGGTTGTCCATCGGGAGGTGTCGGAGTTTATAACCCTGGTTACTGGGGCATG AAtattgaagaaggaaagaagtACAAGGTGGCTCTTTATGTGCGTTCGACTGGTGATATCGATTTGTCTGTGTCGTTGACGAGCTCGAATGGATCACGGACTCTTGCTTCTGAAAAGATCAT AGCTTCTGCTTCTGATGTTTCGAAATGGATTAAAAAAGAGGTTCTTTTGGAGGCAAAAGCGACCGATCCTAGTGCAAGACTTCAGTTAACAACAACCAAGAAAGGGTCAATATGGATTGACCAAGTCTCGGCCATGCCAGTGGATACTCACAAG GGACATGGTTTTAGAAACGATCTTTTCCAAATGATGGCCGATATAAAACCCCGTTTCATCCGGTTCCCAG GTGGTTGTTTTGTCGAGGGTGAATGGTTAAGTAATGCCTTCCGCTGGAAAGAAACCGTAGGACCTTGGGAAGAGAGACCGGGCCATTTTGGTGATGTTTGGAAGTATTGGACCGATGATGGCCTTGGCCACTTTGAGTTCTTTCAA ATGGCAGAAGACATCGGTGCAGCCCCGATATGGGTGTTTAACAACG GGATAAGTCACAATGATGAAGTTGAAACTGCCAGTATCATGCCCTTTGTTCAA gaaGCACTCGACGGTATCGAGTTTGCCCGAGGAGATGCCAATTCTACTTGGGGATCTGTTCGAGCTAAAATGGGACGCCAAGAACCTTTTGAACTTAAATACGTTGCTATTGGAAATGAAGATTGTGGGAAAACTTACTACAGAG GAAACTACATTGTGTTCTATGATGCTATCAAGAAAGCCTATCCAGATATCAAAATCATCTCCAACTGCGATGGATCCTCtcatccactcgaccacccagCTGATTACTATGACTATCAC ATTTACACTTCTGCTAGCAATTTGTTTTCCATGTATCATCAATTTGATCGCACTTCACGCAAAGGTCCAAAG GCTTTTGTCAGTGAATATGCTGTTACTGGAAAAGATGCTGGTACAGGAAGCCTTCTTGCCTCTCTTGCAGAAGCTGCGTTTCTCATTGGTCTTGAAAAGAATAG TGACATTGTTGAAATGGCAAGTTATGCTCCACTCTTTGTGAACACAAATGATAGACG GTGGAACCCTGATGCAATAGTCTTCAACTCCTCTCATCTATATGGAACACCTAGCTATTGGGTTCAACGGTTTTTTGCAGAGTCAAGCGGAGCAACTCTTCTCACTTCAACACTCAAGGGAAACTCTACTTCTCTTGTTGCATCTGCTATCTCTTGGAAAAACAATGGCAAAGATTACATACGCATAAAG GCTGTAAACTTCGGAGCTAACTCAGAAAATATGCAAGTGTTGGTAACTGGATTGGACCCGAACGTGATGAGAGTTTCGGGATCAAAGAAGACAGTACTTACCTCTACCAATGTGATGGATGAAAATTCCTTCTCACAGCCAGAGAAG GTTGTACCACATGAAAGCTTGCTAGAGTTGGCAGAGGAGGATATGACCGTTGTTCTCCCGCCACATTCCTTTTCTTCATTCGATTTGTTGAAGGAATCTGCAAAGATAAGAATGCCaatctctgattcttcttccCATCAGAAAACTACCACTGTGTGA
- a CDS encoding FBD domain family (FBD domain family; CONTAINS InterPro DOMAIN/s: FBD (InterPro:IPR013596), Leucine-rich repeat 2 (InterPro:IPR013101); BEST Arabidopsis thaliana protein match is: F-box/RNI-like/FBD-like domains-containing protein (TAIR:AT1G05080.1); Has 846 Blast hits to 813 proteins in 11 species: Archae - 0; Bacteria - 0; Metazoa - 0; Fungi - 0; Plants - 846; Viruses - 0; Other Eukaryotes - 0 (source: NCBI BLink).), which translates to MILSKRWRFLWTMLPKLEYTESNEGGKSIWDLLEKSLQLHKAPSVESLRIMLGPQCPVDVDVGKWVSNAVDRYVRELTLSLSFLSDPASKRLYTSKTLVKLNLMGKILVDVPSAACLPSLQSLLLVNVVYKDQDSHVRLLLSCPVLRYLLVIRNKSDNVTRFIDSQSLEKNGSGRSLVIDSPGLNYLSIIDSLGGNFSIQNMPCLEKAIVSLCGFYPNDKFLTSFSSVKILPSQPFIDHVPLSWNQPSSVPRCVLSHLEILEWKLFEGRREEKQLLAYILENSEVFEDGGNLTDTFHEC; encoded by the exons ATGATTTTGTCGAAACGATGGCGTTTTCTCTGGACGATGTTGCCTAAACTCGAGTACACAGAAAGCAACGAAGGCGGAAAGAGTATTTGGGACTTGCTAGAAAAGTCATTGCAACTACACAAGGCACCTTCAGTAGAAAGCTTGCGTATCATGCTTGGTCCACAATGTCCTGTTGATGTAGATGTCGGAAAGTGGGTCTCGAATGCAGTTGACCGGTACGTTAGAGAGCTAACCCTAAGTCTTAGTTTTCTCTCAGATCCTGCCAGTAAGAGGCTTTACACCAGCAAAACGCTTGTGAAATTGAATCTTATGGGCAAGATTCTTGTTGATGTTCCTTCCGCGGCTTGCCTCCCGTCCCTTCAATCGCTGCTCCTTGTCAATGTGGTGTATAAAGACCAAGATTCTCATGTTAGGCTTTTATTGAGTTGCCCTGTTCTCAGATATTTGTTGGTGATCCGAAATAAGAGTGACAATGTGACAAGGTTCATTGATTCGCAATCACTTGAAAAAAATGGTTCTGGTAGGTCATTGGTTATAGATTCCCCGGGATTAAATTACCTTAGCATCATTGACTCTTTAGGAGGCAATTTCTCCATCCAGAATATGCCATGCCTTGAAAAGGCCATCGTTTCCCTCTGTGGTTTTTACCCGAATGACAAGTTTCTGACATCTTTCTCCTCTGTCAA AATTCTTCCTTCTCAGCCTTTTATTGATCATGTTCCACTTTCTTGGAACCAACCAAGTTCTGTACCGCGATGCGTGTTGTCTCACCTTGAGATCTTGGAGTGGAAACTCTTTGAaggaaggagagaagagaaacaactTCTGGCTTACATCCTCGAAAACTCTGAAGTCTTTGAAGACGGTGGAAATCTCACTGATACCTTTCACGAAtgttga
- a CDS encoding Homeodomain-like superfamily protein (Homeodomain-like superfamily protein; CONTAINS InterPro DOMAIN/s: Homeodomain-like (InterPro:IPR009057), Myb, DNA-binding (InterPro:IPR014778), Myb-like DNA-binding domain, SHAQKYF class (InterPro:IPR006447), HTH transcriptional regulator, Myb-type, DNA-binding (InterPro:IPR017930), Homeodomain-related (InterPro:IPR012287); BEST Arabidopsis thaliana protein match is: Homeodomain-like superfamily protein (TAIR:AT5G05090.1); Has 1702 Blast hits to 1694 proteins in 80 species: Archae - 0; Bacteria - 3; Metazoa - 31; Fungi - 6; Plants - 1631; Viruses - 0; Other Eukaryotes - 31 (source: NCBI BLink).), with the protein MREDDSDWFARWEEELPSPEELMPISQSLISPDLALAFDIRTPNHGNGNSNQPHHHHHHQTTPPTPSQLQLPSSQANSSAEFAADSADLGSGGAAGDEPARTLKRPRLVWTPQLHKRFVDAVAHLGIKNAVPKTIMQLMSVDGLTRENVASHLQKYRLYLKRMQGLSSGGGAGSDPATDRLFASSPVPAHFLHPNRVPSSDHFMPSFVPIATLQQQQQMAAAAAAAAAANPHLQPPQFHRQIAAAHFGSPTNGGFSSPTSNGQFGSPTSNGFGSPTTNGKFDPSFLAVRQTQQQPIQRMSTPSLHSPVSNYVEDLESANANGGRTVLTLFPTRDD; encoded by the coding sequence ATGAGAGAAGACGATTCAGACTGGTTCGCAAGATGGGAAGAAGAACTTCCATCACCAGAAGAGCTCATGCCAATATCACAATCTCTAATCTCACCCGATCTAGCTCTAGCCTTCGATATACGAACCCCAAATCACGGAAACGGAAACTCAAACcaacctcatcatcatcatcatcaccaaaccACACCTCCTACACCGTCTCAGCTTCAGCTTCCATCTTCTCAAGCCAATTCCTCAGCCGAATTCGCTGCAGATTCAGCAGATCTAGGCTCCGGAGGAGCTGCCGGAGACGAACCAGCTCGGACTTTAAAACGACCTCGTCTTGTCTGGACACCGCAGCTGCATAAACGTTTCGTTGATGCTGTTGCGCATTTAGGGATTAAGAACGCAGTTCCTAAAACGATTATGCAGCTTATGAGTGTTGATGGTTTAACTAGAGAAAACGTTGCGAGTCATTTGCAAAAGTATAGACTTTATCTTAAGAGAATGCAAGGTTTGTCTTCTGGTGGTGGTGCTGGTTCAGATCCAGCTACTGATCGTCTTTTCGCTAGCTCTCCTGTTCCTGCTCACTTTCTTCATCCTAATCGTGTTCCCAGTTCTGATCATTTCATGCCGTCTTTTGTTCCTATTGCTactcttcaacaacaacaacaaatggCTGCTGCTGCGGCCGCTGCTGCAGCAGCTAATCCTCATTTACAACCGCCTCAGTTCCACCGTCAAATCGCAGCTGcgcattttggttcaccgaCTAATGGTGGATTCAGTTCACCGACGAGTAATGGACAGTTTGGATCACCGACTAGTAATGGATTTGGATCACCGACGACTAATGGGAAGTTTGATCCTTCGTTCTTGGCGGTGAGGCAAACGCAGCAGCAACCAATTCAGAGAATGTCTACACCATCATTGCATAGTCCAGTTAGTAATTACGTTGAGGATTTGGAATCTGCAAACGCTAATGGAGGGAGAACTGTCTTAACTTTATTCCCAACTCGAGACGATTAA
- the ASD1 gene encoding alpha-L-arabinofuranosidase 1 → MFLQMSLICRFLVYLDVVIMDMESWKLLRSVCVLSFLLGSCFVYQSLRVVDAQEDPKPAVTLQVDASNGGGRPIPETLFGIFFEEINHAGAGGLWAELVSNRGFEAGGQNTPSNIWPWSIVGDHSSIYVATDRSSCFERNKIALRMDVLCDSKGCPSGGVGVYNPGYWGMNIEEGKKYKVALYVRSTGDIDLSVSLTSSNGSRTLASEKIIASASDVSKWIKKEVLLEAKATDPSARLQLTTTKKGSIWIDQVSAMPVDTHKGHGFRNDLFQMMADIKPRFIRFPGGCFVEGEWLSNAFRWKETVGPWEERPGHFGDVWKYWTDDGLGHFEFFQMAEDIGAAPIWVFNNGISHNDEVETASIMPFVQEALDGIEFARGDANSTWGSVRAKMGRQEPFELKYVAIGNEDCGKTYYRGNYIVFYDAIKKAYPDIKIISNCDGSSHPLDHPADYYDYHIYTSASNLFSMYHQFDRTSRKGPKAFVSEYAVTGKDAGTGSLLASLAEAAFLIGLEKNSDIVEMASYAPLFVNTNDRRWNPDAIVFNSSHLYGTPSYWVQRFFAESSGATLLTSTLKGNSTSLVASAISWKNNGKDYIRIKAVNFGANSENMQVLVTGLDPNVMRVSGSKKTVLTSTNVMDENSFSQPEKVVPHESLLELAEEDMTVVLPPHSFSSFDLLKESAKIRMPISDSSSHQKTTTV, encoded by the exons ATGTTTCTACAAATGTCTCTTATATGTAGGTTCTTGGTTTATTTGGATGTGGTGATTATGGATATGGAGTCTTGGAAGTTGCTCAGAAGTGTTTGTGTGCTTTCTTTTCTCCTTGGCTCTTGTTTTGTGTATCAAAGCCTTCGTGTTGTTGATGCtcaagaagatccaaaaccagcCGTGACTTTGCAAGTAGATGCTTCTAATGGAGGTGGACGACCCATTCCTGAAACGCTATTTGGGATTTTCTTCGAG GAGATCAACCATGCTGGTGCCGGTGGATTATGGGCCGAACTTGTTAGCAACAgag GGTTTGAAGCTGGTGGGCAAAACACACCCTCTAATATTTGGCCATGGTCCATTGTTGGTGATCATTCATCCATATATGTAGCTACAGACCGTTCATCATGTTTTGAACGGAATAAAATCGCACTGAGAATGGATGTGCTTTGTGATAGCAAAGGTTGTCCATCGGGAGGTGTCGGAGTTTATAACCCTGGTTACTGGGGCATG AAtattgaagaaggaaagaagtACAAGGTGGCTCTTTATGTGCGTTCGACTGGTGATATCGATTTGTCTGTGTCGTTGACGAGCTCGAATGGATCACGGACTCTTGCTTCTGAAAAGATCAT AGCTTCTGCTTCTGATGTTTCGAAATGGATTAAAAAAGAGGTTCTTTTGGAGGCAAAAGCGACCGATCCTAGTGCAAGACTTCAGTTAACAACAACCAAGAAAGGGTCAATATGGATTGACCAAGTCTCGGCCATGCCAGTGGATACTCACAAG GGACATGGTTTTAGAAACGATCTTTTCCAAATGATGGCCGATATAAAACCCCGTTTCATCCGGTTCCCAG GTGGTTGTTTTGTCGAGGGTGAATGGTTAAGTAATGCCTTCCGCTGGAAAGAAACCGTAGGACCTTGGGAAGAGAGACCGGGCCATTTTGGTGATGTTTGGAAGTATTGGACCGATGATGGCCTTGGCCACTTTGAGTTCTTTCAA ATGGCAGAAGACATCGGTGCAGCCCCGATATGGGTGTTTAACAACG GGATAAGTCACAATGATGAAGTTGAAACTGCCAGTATCATGCCCTTTGTTCAA gaaGCACTCGACGGTATCGAGTTTGCCCGAGGAGATGCCAATTCTACTTGGGGATCTGTTCGAGCTAAAATGGGACGCCAAGAACCTTTTGAACTTAAATACGTTGCTATTGGAAATGAAGATTGTGGGAAAACTTACTACAGAG GAAACTACATTGTGTTCTATGATGCTATCAAGAAAGCCTATCCAGATATCAAAATCATCTCCAACTGCGATGGATCCTCtcatccactcgaccacccagCTGATTACTATGACTATCAC ATTTACACTTCTGCTAGCAATTTGTTTTCCATGTATCATCAATTTGATCGCACTTCACGCAAAGGTCCAAAG GCTTTTGTCAGTGAATATGCTGTTACTGGAAAAGATGCTGGTACAGGAAGCCTTCTTGCCTCTCTTGCAGAAGCTGCGTTTCTCATTGGTCTTGAAAAGAATAG TGACATTGTTGAAATGGCAAGTTATGCTCCACTCTTTGTGAACACAAATGATAGACG GTGGAACCCTGATGCAATAGTCTTCAACTCCTCTCATCTATATGGAACACCTAGCTATTGGGTTCAACGGTTTTTTGCAGAGTCAAGCGGAGCAACTCTTCTCACTTCAACACTCAAGGGAAACTCTACTTCTCTTGTTGCATCTGCTATCTCTTGGAAAAACAATGGCAAAGATTACATACGCATAAAG GCTGTAAACTTCGGAGCTAACTCAGAAAATATGCAAGTGTTGGTAACTGGATTGGACCCGAACGTGATGAGAGTTTCGGGATCAAAGAAGACAGTACTTACCTCTACCAATGTGATGGATGAAAATTCCTTCTCACAGCCAGAGAAG GTTGTACCACATGAAAGCTTGCTAGAGTTGGCAGAGGAGGATATGACCGTTGTTCTCCCGCCACATTCCTTTTCTTCATTCGATTTGTTGAAGGAATCTGCAAAGATAAGAATGCCaatctctgattcttcttccCATCAGAAAACTACCACTGTGTGA